A region from the Streptomyces lydicus genome encodes:
- a CDS encoding Gfo/Idh/MocA family protein: MKIGLIGTGRIGAFHARTLLSVPGVTGIAVADADTARAASLAETLGVRSAASIEEMYADGLDGVVITAATSAHATLIHQALDAGVPVFCEKPVAPDVPGTLGVVERAQAGSVPVQIGFQRRFDAGYRAAREALRSGELGWLHTLRACTSDRTPPPAGYIPTSGGLFRDCSIHDFDILRWLTGREVVSVYAQGANRGAPFFADGDDVDTCAALLRFDDDTLATVTATRYNGAGHDVRLEVCGSESARFVGLDDRAPLPSAEPKLSWQRAADPYATFMERFHDAYVTELGVFAEVVAGRAPSPCSPAEALEALYVAEACERSRRTGEPVAVADVRAAAGGAAHPKSHSA; the protein is encoded by the coding sequence ATGAAGATCGGTCTGATCGGCACCGGGCGCATCGGCGCGTTCCATGCCCGCACCCTGCTGAGCGTCCCGGGCGTCACCGGCATCGCCGTCGCGGATGCGGACACCGCACGTGCCGCGTCGCTGGCCGAGACCCTGGGCGTACGGTCCGCCGCGAGCATCGAGGAGATGTACGCGGACGGCCTCGACGGCGTGGTGATCACCGCCGCGACCAGCGCACACGCCACGCTGATCCACCAGGCCCTGGACGCCGGGGTGCCGGTGTTCTGCGAGAAGCCGGTCGCGCCGGACGTGCCGGGCACCCTCGGTGTGGTGGAGCGGGCGCAGGCCGGCTCCGTGCCGGTACAGATCGGTTTCCAGCGCCGCTTCGATGCGGGTTACCGCGCCGCCCGCGAGGCACTGCGCTCCGGTGAGCTGGGCTGGCTGCACACCCTGCGGGCCTGCACCAGTGACCGGACGCCGCCGCCCGCCGGCTATATCCCCACCTCCGGCGGGCTGTTCCGGGACTGCAGCATTCATGACTTCGACATCCTGCGCTGGCTCACCGGCCGTGAGGTGGTCTCGGTCTACGCCCAGGGCGCCAACCGCGGCGCGCCCTTCTTCGCCGACGGCGATGACGTGGACACCTGCGCGGCGCTGCTGCGCTTCGACGACGACACCCTGGCCACCGTCACGGCGACCCGCTACAACGGCGCGGGCCACGACGTCCGGCTGGAGGTCTGCGGCTCCGAGAGCGCCCGCTTCGTCGGCCTCGACGACCGTGCGCCGCTGCCGTCCGCCGAGCCGAAGCTGTCGTGGCAGCGGGCGGCCGACCCGTACGCCACGTTCATGGAGCGCTTCCACGACGCCTACGTCACCGAGCTGGGCGTCTTCGCCGAGGTCGTGGCGGGGCGCGCGCCGAGCCCGTGCTCGCCCGCGGAGGCCTTGGAGGCGCTGTATGTCGCCGAGGCGTGCGAGCGCTCGCGGCGCACGGGTGAGCCGGTCGCCGTGGCGGATGTCCGGGCCGCCGCGGGTGGCGCGGCGCACCCAAAAAGTCACTCTGCGTAA